In Mustela nigripes isolate SB6536 chromosome 10, MUSNIG.SB6536, whole genome shotgun sequence, one DNA window encodes the following:
- the FCRL6 gene encoding LOW QUALITY PROTEIN: Fc receptor-like protein 6 (The sequence of the model RefSeq protein was modified relative to this genomic sequence to represent the inferred CDS: inserted 2 bases in 2 codons; substituted 1 base at 1 genomic stop codon), with product MGHIWNPGKEGDALGRGSILNQPSHSVPETLGQTLPSGDRMTDKTLWLWFWRCGVQLRELFPPQDKRREGSPPTLRCQTELHPRRSASGLLFSXHKDGRTSQTQGPHSELCLPETREGASGLYWYQATAEGXQVQKQSPQLEVREQAWLSRAEPPTPPAAQLLWPRLILRPRSTGLTVGDAGELLRETQNGSPPIRXSFHPNGEILGSRGAPHGRAAPFPFPVTSEQDAASYSCQAENDVSNETSEPRTLSLNGLSCPPPGL from the exons ATGGGGCACATCTGGAacccagggaaggagggggatgCCCTGGGCCGTGGAAGCATCCTGAACCAGCCCAGCCACTCAGTCCCAGAGACCCTGGGCCAGACCCTGCCCTCTGGAGACCGGATGACCGACAAGACCCTCTGGCTCTGGTTCTGGCGGTGTGGGGTACAGCTGAGAG agCTGTTCCCACCTCAGGACAAGCGCCGTGAGGGGAGCCCGCCGACCCTGAGATGCCAGACGGAGCTGCACCCCCGGAGGTCGGCCTCGGGACTCCTCTTCT TTCACAAAGATGGCCGCACCTCGCAGACCCAGGGTCCCCACTCAGAGCTCTGCCTCCCAGAAACCCGGGAGGGAGCCTCTGGGCTTTACTGGTATCAGGCCACCGCAGAGG AGCAGGTCCAGAAACAGAGCCCCCAGCTGGAGGTGAGGGAACAAG cTTGGCTAAGTAGAGCTGAGCCTCCCACCCCGCCTGCTGCCCAACTCCTGTGGCCTCGGCTCATCCTGAGACCCAGGTCCACAGGCCTCACTGTGGGGGACGCAGGGGAGCTCCTCCGTGAGACCCAGAATGGCTCCCCTCCGATCCGGTAGTCATTCCACCCGAATGGGGAGATCCTGGGGAGCCGGGGGGCTCCCCACGGAAGAGccgcccccttccccttccctgtgaCGTCAGAGCAGGATGCAGCGAGCTACTCTTGCCAGGCCGAGAACGATGTCTCCAATGAGACAAGTGAACCCAGGACGCTCTCCCTGAATGGTCTGTCTTGTCCCCCACCCGGGCTCTGA